In the Streptomyces sp. 3214.6 genome, ACGTCGATAGTGGACGGGGAGATCGCGGGGGGCGGCCCCTACGAGCAGACGGTCAACGCCTTCAACGTCGCGTTCGCGGCGCTGGAGCAGCTGGGTCTCGGACGCGACGACGTCGTGCGGACACGCATGTACATCACCCACGCGCGGGACGTGGACGACGTCGGACGCGCCCACAAGGAGCTGTTCGACTCCGTCCGGCCCGCCGCCTCCATGATCATCGTCTCCGGTTTCGTGGACCCGTCCCTGGTCGTCGAGGTCGAGGTGGAGGCGTTCCGGGGAGTGCCGTCATGACCCTGGCGATCCGAGTCATCCCCTGCCTGGACGTGGACAACGGCCGGGTCGTCAAGGGCGTCAACTTCCAGAACCTGCGCGACGCGGGCGACCCCGTCGAGATGGCCAA is a window encoding:
- a CDS encoding RidA family protein is translated as MSDVRRVTTGAPWEEVFGYSRAVELPNGLVLVSGCTSIVDGEIAGGGPYEQTVNAFNVAFAALEQLGLGRDDVVRTRMYITHARDVDDVGRAHKELFDSVRPAASMIIVSGFVDPSLVVEVEVEAFRGVPS